The proteins below come from a single Seriola aureovittata isolate HTS-2021-v1 ecotype China chromosome 23, ASM2101889v1, whole genome shotgun sequence genomic window:
- the larp7 gene encoding la-related protein 7, with translation MIDIETGTDDAGATEPRSKNKETEKKKRSRVKQLLGDVKKQVEFWFGDVNLHKDRFLRKIIEESDDGYVDISVLASFNRMKKLTTDTKLIARALKNSSVVEVNLEGNKVRRPFPIGNIPNDTDSRTVYVELLPKDVTHSWIDRVFTKCGNVVYVSIPRYKSSGDSKGFAFVEFEKEEQAQKAIEMLNNPPEDAPRKPGIFPKTKSRKPIPLTSDNPPSVEEEEKKKRKKKKKKDGATLPTSAEETKEQAMEAEPSEEKRKHSAAGDFEPDVASAQKTPGKLSEKKRRRSQTVEGSDSDVPAKIRKTSESELGEKEKAKTDPPTQSDTDRGVEEGKENRDDSTVKAKRKRKKKHKEKLKIGEEVIPLRVLSKREWLELKEEYLTLQKRSMASLKKCISKIDHKEHTSLMETEDDPQDGNKKSNKSEKATNQGPQFTSGVILKITDNKPLPGRKFIKDALCKISPVAYIDILDGDAEGHIRFHNPEEAKAVSDARAELQKEHSWKLEILSGDHEQRYWQKILVDRQVKLNRPREKKRGTEKLISKAEKIIIARAKEANKHIRFQED, from the exons ATGATTGACATAGAGACAGGAACTGATGATGCTGGTGCCACAGAGCCACGCAGTAAGAAcaaggagacagaaaagaagaagcgGTCTCGAGTCAAACAGCTGCTGGGTGATGTGAAGAAGCAGGTGGAGTTCTGGTTCGGAGACGTCAACCTTCACAAGGACCGCTTTCTGAGAAAAATCATAGAGGAGTCGGACGATGGAT ATGTTGATATATCTGTGTTGGCGAGCTTCAATCGAATGAAAAAGCTGACAACTGATACCAAGCTGATTGCGAGGGCGCTGAAAAATTCGTCTGTAGTTGAg gttaACTTGGAAGGCAATAAAGTACGGCGTCCATTTCCAATTGGAAATATACCAAATGATACAGACAGCCGCACAGTCTATGtg gaacTTTTGCCCAAGGATGTGACCCACAGCTGGATAGACAGAGTGTTCACAAAATGTGGGAATGTGGTGTATGTTAGCATCCCCAGATACAAGTCTTCTGGTGATTCCAAGGGTTTTGCGTTTGTTGAGTTTGAGAAAGAGGAACAAGCACAGAAAGCCATAGAG ATGCTGAACAATCCCCCTGAAGATGCTCCCAGGAAACCAGGGATTTTCCCTAAGACGAAAAGTAGAAAGCCGATTCCTCTGACATCTGACAATCCTCCATCAG ttgaagaagaggaaaagaaaaagagaaagaagaagaaaaagaaagatggcgCCACACTACCAACGTCTGCAGAAGAAACCAAAGAGCAGGCGATGGAAGCAGAACcatcagaggaaaagaggaagcaCTCAGCAGCAGGTGATTTTGAACCAGATGTCGCCAGCGCTCAGAAAACACCTGGGAAattgtcagagaaaaaaagacgaCGGTCACAGACAGTAGAGGGATCAGACAGTGATGTACCAGCTAAGATAAGAAAAACCAGCGAAAGTGAACttggagaaaaggagaaagcaaAGACTG ATCCACCTACTCAAAGTGACACGGACAGAGGTGTtgaggaagggaaagaaaacagagatgaTTCAACAGTTaaagcaaagaggaagagaaaaaagaaacacaaggagaagCTGAAAATTGGAGAGGAGGTCATCCCATTACGAGTTCTATCAAA GAGAGAGTGGCTTGAGCTGAAGGAGGAGTATTTGACCCTGCAGAAGCGCAGCATGGCGTCCCTGAAGAAGTGCATTAGTAAGATTGATCACAAGGAGCACACGAGTCTAATGGAGACAGAGGATGATCCTCAAGATGGAAACA AGAAGAGTAACAAGAGTGAAAAAGCAACTAACCAGGGCCCTCAGTTTACCAGTGGTGTCATCCTGAAGATCACAGACAACAAGCCGCTACCAGGGAGAAAGTTCATCAAA gatGCCTTGTGCAAAATATCACCAGTGGCGTACATTGACATCTTGGATGGAGATGCTGAGGGTCACATCCGTTTTCACAACCCAGAGGAAGCTAAAGCCGTTAGTGATGCCAGAGCAGAGCTACAGAAAGAGCACAGCTGGAAGCTTGAAATCCTGTCag GTGACCATGAACAAAGGTACTGGCAGAAGATCCTAGTTGACCGCCAGGTCAAGTTGAATCGTCCCAGAGAAAAGAAGCGTGGCACCGAGAAG CTCATATCCAAAGCAGAAAAAATCATCATTGCGCGAGCCAAGGAGGCTAATAAGCACATCCGTTTTCAAGAAGACTGA
- the LOC130164802 gene encoding NACHT, LRR and PYD domains-containing protein 3-like, which produces MVERDGCNSCLTAIRVLRVSLVDELEGWIDSLLEILVSREVFTRDDREEVLYQMGPRARVRKVLDILECKGEEAAKIFLFISSHHQQEAETHFREVNTDQHQSAEYSKIKQKHKDILRRRSESMLFYNTRHGEKILFSEHYVNLLLVDGHQGLEIKRHEVLTFGQKRLSLQQKSTVHRKIAPAELFSKANGNRPVKKVLVTGVAGIGKTIMVQKMLFDFGGNKNHLAFDFIIHMSFRDLNLIDKPTNFRELVLRKNRHLSKVLDNILANDNKLLIILDGFDEFRHYRSCDVDVFVTEPDEDAEVVEVLGSLMQGELLPNASVMLTSRPAAINHVPVGCIDRFVLIAGFSLAEVQDFFLRYFQDSALGDRLFAVVSANELMLTLCYIPAFCYIVCCILKESQDLCGDSPKTMTDIYVQYLVALIRSHTQSRAETFLQEQKAGGVQQLSDIVLKLGQLAFQKLMEHQTLFYSSDRDVAALEGCSLVSTFLDKTVAQEPGCTEEVYSFAHLTVQEFFAAVYCAVTDHPLPDALQHTASPGERTNNGYLDLFNRFLSGILSERNANLLSRQLGLRYHKEKMDTYRQRIIRELAVLCEDGENILNHLHCLFEQQDPSLVLAMQPKLIRVNVSDETLSQMDYNAIKYFLNLTKGKISELDLTGTGVSCEALRDIQPLLQRCERLWLGENNLDIDTVQVIADVLKVSDSITHLGIGWSNLGDDELLVISTAIRIQKKLAELWMEGNQVSSRGLLSLTDLTPYPLEKVVAIWNDLPESGCTQESISVNFTDDDMWEAWGEWVIKRCEVSSNEKLVMVLHKVCKVSVHCLEAHWAKTFYKQLSQLIKRRIEFCTEDDICKKLRKFENVLNP; this is translated from the exons ATGGTGGAAAGGGATGGTTGTAATTCTTGTTTGACAGCAATCAGGGTTCTGCGAGTTTCACTCGTGGATGAACTGGAAGGATGGATTGACTCTCTGCTAGAGATTTTAGTAAGTCGAGAGGTGTTCACTCGTGATGACCGTGAGGAGGTGTTGTATCAGATGGGGCCCCGGGCAAGAGTAAGAAAGGTGTTGGATATCCTGGAGTGTAAAGGCGAGGAAGCAGCCAagatttttctcttcatcagcAGTCATCATCAGCAAGAAGCAGAGACGCACTTTAGAGAAGTCAACACAGATCAACATCAGTCTGCAG AGTACagcaaaatcaaacaaaagcacaaagacATCCTCAGGCGCAGGAGTGAGAGCATGCTATTCTACAACACTCGTCACGGAGAGAAAATCCTTTTTTCCGAACATTATGTCAATCTCCTGTTAGTCGATGGACACCAGGGCTTGGAGATAAAAAGACACGAGGTGCTGACGTTTGGACAAAAGCGACTATCTTTGCAGCAGAAGTCAACTGTACACAGGAAAATTGCACCAGCTGAACTCTTTTCAAAAGCAAATGGTAATCGTCCAGTCAAGAAGGTTCTGGTTACAGGGGTGGCTGGTATTGGGAAAACTATCATGGTGCAGAAGATGCTGTTTGATTTTGGTGGAAACAAGAACCATCTAGCCTTTGACTTCATCATCCACATGAGCTTCAGAGACCTGAATCTGATCGACAAACCTACAAACTTCAGGGAGTTGGTCTTGCGAAAGAACAGACACCTTTCTAAAGTACTGGATAACATTTTAGCCAATGACAACAAACTGTTGATTATCTTGGACGGCTTTGATGAGTTCAGACACTATAGGAGCTGTGATGtagatgtttttgtgactgagCCAGACGAAGATGCAGAGGTGGTGGAGGTCTTAGGGAGTCTGATGCAGGGTGAACTGCTGCCCAATGCCTCTGTCATGCTCACAAGTCGACCTGCAGCTATCAACCACGTCCCTGTGGGCTGCATCGACCGCTTTGTGCTCATCGCTGGCTTCTCCTTGGCTGAAGTTCAAGACTTCTTCTTACGTTATTTCCAAGACAGTGCCCTTGGTGACCGACTGTTTGCAGTGGTATCAGCAAATGAACTGATGTTAACACTGTGCTACATACCTGCATTTTGCTACATTGTGTGCTGTATCCTCAAAGAAAGCCAAGATCTCTGTGGAGACAGCCCCAAAACCATGACAGATATTTATGTGCAGTATCTGGTGGCTTTGATTCGCTCTCACACTCAGTCAAGGGCTGAAACATTTCTTCAAGAGCAAAAAGCAGGGGGTGTACAGCAGCTGTCTGACATAGTGCTGAAGCTGGGTCAACTCGCCTTCCAAAAGCTGATGGAGCATCAAACACTATTCTACAGCAGCGACAGAGATGTTGCAGCATTAGAGGGATGCAGCCTGGTTAGTACCTTCCTAGACAAGACAGTAGCACAAGAGCCCGGCTGTACTGAAGAGGTTTACTCCTTTGCACACCTCACTGTTCAAGAGTTCTTTGCTGCAGTTTACTGTGCAGTGACCGATCACCCTTTACCTGATGCACTTCAGCACACTGCAAGTCCTGGAGAGAGAACAAACAATGGCTATTTGGACCTTTTCAACCGCTTCCTGTCTGGAATCCTCTCCGAACGCAATGCCAATCTTCTGTCAAGGCAGTTGGGGCTGCGTTACCACAAAGAAAAGATGGACACCTATCGCCAGAGGATCATCAGAGAACTTGCAGTGCTCTGTGAAGACGGGGAAAATATCCTGAATCATTTACACTGTCTGTTTGAGCAGCAGGACCCCTCATTAGTCCTTGCCATGCAACCAAAGTTGATACGAGTTAACGTTAGTGATGAAACACTTTCCCAAATGGATTACAATGCCATCAAGTACTTCCTAAACCTCACAAAGGGCAAAATATCAGAGCTGGATCTGACAGGGACCGGAGTAAGCTGTGAGGCACTTAGAGATATTCAGCCCCTGTTGCAAAGATGTGAGAGACTTTG GCTTGGAGAAAACAATCTGGACATAGACACAGTTCAGGTCATTGCTGATGTGCTGAAAGTGTCGGACAGTATAACCCACCTAGG AATTGGATGGTCAAACCTTGGTGATGATGAACTACTGGTTATTTCTACTGCCATACGGATTCAAAAAAAGCTTGCAGAATTGTG GATGGAGGGAAACCAAGTGAGCTCCAGAGGTCTGCTCTCACTCACTGACTTGACCCCATATCCTCTGGAAAAAGttgt CGCCATCTGGAATGACCTGCCAGAATCCGGGTGCACCCAAGAAAGCATTAGTGTCAACTTCACAGATGACGATATGTGGGAGGCGTGGGGGGAATGGGTCATCAAACGGTGTGAGGTCAGCAGCAACGAGAAACTAGTGATGGTACTCCATAAAGTGTGCAAGGTATCGGTCCATTGCTTAGAAGCCCACTGGGCAAAGACCTTCTACAAGCAACTATCACAGCTCATCAAGCGCAGGATTGAGTTCTGCACTGAGGATGACATATGCAAGAAGCTCAGAAAGTTTGAGAATGTTTTGAACCCCTGA
- the saxo2 gene encoding stabilizer of axonemal microtubules 2, with protein MDVQTKRAGCTPGRGVQPKAVRQQSTQHKGGQQATAMRKLYGPQRAQTRASMTTEYQERFLPPRCHTTIVTTSTQKNPYHSLKGTSADMTTFRSFFVTHKWMKNPPKAPQPSLPPKGQRRCSSAPHNHTCSAANQLESKVVDYTSVYKNDFQAWKANQRQPYRLHDNLKVDQGLVVTKSAHKGQSEKDSVQVDANSKPVEQEEGPKPFERTTSYKSDYITHPMPPKTCRKKPVNQSNKGLLAEHTESFGPKLAWQMNQEVFNEASEFFQQFKTWSLETKFCGQGKAKVSSPPAGHNVFLSTTHADYTPHECQRTKPILPSVQNSEKSKEPFPSVTTMKEDYKAWSTPRRLPIVRKGEMEWPMKTPNSVCTPKPSENCKTNPKPCSPHPKLNEPAVCNSSCNTTEKPQFPAENGGFSGFGCISTGPEESRMYWSTSFDRGAPWPDGDTCDDPSQPHETISCMVSNRS; from the exons ATGGACGTACAAACAAAACGCGCTGGGTGCACCCCCGGACGAGGGGTGCAGCCCAAAGCTGTGAGGCAGCAGAGTACGCAACATAAGGGCGGTCAACAAGCCACAGCAATGAG GAAGCTTTACGGCCCGCAGAGAGCCCAGACACGGGCCTCCATGACCACAGAGTACCAAGAGAGGTTCCTCCCCCCCCGCTGCCACACAACGATTGTCACGACCTCAACACAGAAAAACCCTTACCACTCACTGAAGGGGACCAGTGCCGACATGACCACTTTTAG gtcatTCTTTGTTACCCACAAATGGATGAAAAACCCACCAAAGGCCCCACAGCCATCTTTGCCACCCAAAGGCCAACGGAGATGCAGCAGCGCTCCGCACAATCATACTTGCTCTGCAGCAAACCAGCTGGAATCCAAGGTGGTGGACTATACCTCAGTGTACAAAA ATGATTTCCAAGCATGGAAAGCTAACCAGCGTCAGCCATACAGGCTGCACGACAACTTGAAGGTCGACCAAGGATTAGTTGTCACAAAAAGTGCTCACAAAGGTCAATCTGAGAAAGATTCTGTTCAGGTGGATGCAAACTCCAAACCAGTGGAACAGGAGGAAGGACCAAAACCATTTGAAAGGACCACCAGCTACAAATCTGACTACATCACCCATCCAATGCCGCCCAAGACATGCAGGAAGAAGCCTGTGAACCAAAGCAACAAAGGTCTGCTGGCTGAGCACACAGAGTCCTTCGGGCCAAAGTTGGCTTGGCAAATGAACCAGGAAGTTTTTAATGAAGCCAGCGAATTCTTTCAGCAATTTAAGACCTGGTCTCTTGAAACCAAGTTCTGCGGCCAAGGTAAAGCCAAAGTGTCCAGTCCACCAGCAGGTCACAACGTGTTTCTCTCCACAACACACGCAGACTACACACCGCACGAGTGCCAGCGCACCAAGCCAATCCTGCCATCTGTgcaaaacagtgagaaaagcaAGGAGCCATTTCCTTCAGTGACAACCATGAAGGAGGATTACAAAGCTTGGAGCACACCACGACGCCTGCCCATTGTCCGCAAAGGAGAGATGGAATGGCCCATGAAAACCCCAAATTCAGTGTGCACACCTAAGCCGTCTGAGAACTGCAAAACAAACCCGAAACCCTGCAGCCCCCATCCCAAACTGAACGAGCCTGCTGTCTGTAATTCCAGCTGTAACACCACAGAGAAACCTCAATTTCCTGCTGAGAATGGAGGGTTTTCCGGCTTCGGATGCATTTCCACGGGGCCTGAAGAATCCAGGATGTACTGGTCCACCTCTTTTGACAGAGGAGCGCCTTGGCCTGATGGTGACACTTGTGATGACCCATCTCAGCCCCACGAAACAATAAGCTGCATGGTTTCTAACAGAAGCTAA